The Plasmodium knowlesi strain H genome assembly, chromosome: 14 region TAACTCCTCCTTTACGactggaaaaaattatggcaaaaaaattgcacaaaaatattctacaaaaatgaaaattgcgCCAAACCTTTCTGgacatttttcaaaataagtGAGGACACGCATCCTACGTAATTACAAATATGTCCATTTTAATATGAACATGTGTGTGCACGTTTATGCGTAGTCCTCgtggtgtgtatgtgtggaAAACACCTTCCTGATGGTTTAATTCTTCTCTGAATAAACTttgctttccctttttcatcgAGCAGAAACAGAAGTGTTGataaatacatatgcatatgcttatgtatatatgtgtatgattgaCTTGTTTCTCCCTACCATGCGCAGATAGCCAAGGCTCACAGGACAAATGCATATGCGCAAGCACACGCACGAAGTTCTGCAAACACAGTATAGACAGATAGAGGGACCAACTTCCCACTGCGACAACTGTCAGCAtcacttttcttcatttttaatcgaaaaaatatatcacagAAAAATTGTGTAATTCAGCCTGACGTTGTTTACACTTTctcagagaaaaaaaaaaaaaaatgtcagaCATGTCAACTTGCCCACTTAATGACTTCTTCGACATtgatgaagaaaacaacTTGGATGaactgaaaaaggaagatacaGAAATATACGATGGATCGTTTTTATCGTACATTTATAACCAATTTGCATTTTGCTGCACGAATTTTTTCGATgagttagaaaaaaaaaataaaaaaaagaacattacattaaagaaaaccttcttgGATGACTATAATAAGAACCAAAAGGATGCTAGTCAATTCCAGGTCTTTCATAAAATCCTTAAAAGAAGTGCAGACTTAGCTAAGGAGGTGCCATTGGATTCCAAATATTTTAACCCTCACGTGAGTATACACAACCGAGTGATGAAGAGAAAGGACAAAATTGCAACTTAATTACGCGGCGATGTAAAGATACAGAATTGTTCTCCCTCttgggggaaaaacaaaatctATACACACATCCCGGAAAAGCAAGaacggaaagaaaagaaaaaaaaaactcgtTCTCATATTCCCTTCGccattttacaaaatgtgtATCTTGCACTCCTGTGACAGCCCTGAAATGTACCATCACAGTTgacttattattttttttttttttttttccatgcgcCCTTCCGTAGGCGGACTGGTTTGAATGTGCCCATGAAGTAGACATTGAGTTGACCAAAGAAGAAGTggaattttgcatttttaacttttttttaaaaatgtacagatCGGAGTTAAGAGATAAGGATTTACTTTTATCCATCATATTGGAATGTTTGTACAGCaggaaaaatttcaaaaaggaattttactctcaaaaagcaaaattgaaatttttaaaagaaataaaaagtataGAAATAAATAGCTTCAAGGAATCATTAAATGAATTAATTAATACAATTGAAAATACCAACTTTATTCAAATAAATACAGACCAAATGAAGAatgataaattttatttcaaaTTATATGTTACTATTCAAATTAAGTATACCTATGgcgtttatatttttaattgtgATGAGGTTTACGACATAGTTGTTATTGATTGTAATACATTAAATAATAACATACCCAAAATTATGAGCTTCTGCTCCTTAAGGAAATTTATATCCTTCCTGAACAGTATTTATTCTACTCATTTTACTGATGAAAATGTGCATAACTCATTTCCAATAGTTATGTACGAGTCCAAGGAGTGCTATGCACTGTCACATAATCATCTCCCTTTGAAGGAGACTGTGTTCAATAacaggggaaggggaatatTCCAGAAAAGGGGCATTTTGAATGACCAAGGGGGTGATGAACAGGAACAAGACGGGCAGCAAAGCCAAGGAGAATCACATGACATTGCAACCTGAAGGAAGGGGTGAGGAGTATAACATTGTGCCATATGTGAGTGCACGAAAATGTCTATAATTGGCATCCTAAATATTCGGGAAAATTCGAAAAATGGAGATCCATCCTTAAGAGACGGTGGTCTATACATGTAACTGATTATGCATGTGCCGCTCCACGCACATGTCCTCAGAAGGGCCAATGCAACCAAAGATGAGTTCACTTAAAGCCGCTTATAGTCGATCCtataattgttttttttaaatgacaTGGGTACAGATTCAGCATAATGCTCAAAATGAACATGCGCAGTTTGTGCTTGTCTGCAAAAAATTTGGACTAATACACCCACATACATTTATGCACCGTCTTCGGATGATTTTTCAACAACCTGTGTTAAATTCACGAGGGTTCATCTTTACGTTGAGATATAAGTAAGCTAATACGGACAGCGAGTCTGATCTGGAAAAATGCATACCATTGATAGGCCCCCACACAAGGGGGAACCACGAAACGGCACATAAGCGTAATGTTTAAAAAGTACATAGGGGAAAAGTAAATGAAAATTGCTAGTCTACATATTTGGTATACGCTTTATATGGAGTGTATAAAATAGGAGGACGGAATTCAAAAGGGTTGATACTCTTtggaggatttttttttccctttacaTTTACTGTCCTGAGAATATCCTAAGATTCATGTATGCTTGCAAGCACATCCAGAACTGCCTTCGTTTCTAACACGTCGTGAACTCTGATAAGATCCACCTTCTTGTAATAGCTGTAGGAAGCAATGGCCAATCCGCCtgggaaaaagggagagaatAAGTAGGGAGGTATTTAACATGATACATCATGCGTTACGTATAGCTGatagaagaataaaaaaatgtacagaaTATGTGATGGCCACTCAAATATGCACGTTTTGCCAATCAGTGCCAACGAATTATTACcgcaaatatttttctggTACAAAAGCTGATCCTTGTCCTGACGCATATGGTTCATTTTGAAATTCCACAGTTGTGATGCGTTACCATTCGCCAGTTTGGAGTGCCCATTAGCCAGTTCGAACTTCCCATTAGCCAGTTCAGACTTCCCATTAGCCAGTTCAGATTTCCCATTAGCCAGTTCAGATTTCCCATTAGCCAGTTCAGACTTCCCATTAGCCAGTTCAGACTTCCCATTAGCCAGTTCAGACTTCCCATTAGCCAGTTCAGACTTCCCATTAGCCAGTTCAGACTTCCCATTAGCCAGTTCAGACTTCCCGTTGGGCACGTCGGATTTCCCTTTAGTCAGTTCTAGGCCCCCATTGCTAGcgctattttttcccatgcaGTGGACAATAAATCGCTTCCTCGAGTATCCAAGAAACAGCGGGTACTCATCATAAACGTGAATATTCTGCAAGAGCTTAATAGATTGGTCGTGTTTTTTGGCAAAGCCTAATCCAACATCAAAGAGAATTCGGTAACGTGGTATCCCATTGAGAACGAGGAAATTTAACCGATCTTCTAAATACTTTTTAATGTCATTTATAAGGTTATCGTAATTTGTTAACTTATCCATGGTGTGTGGATTTCCCCTCTTGTGCATTAAAACGACAgtataaaatttatttttcctttttaataattttataatatCTGGGTTGTGTGTACACGCACTGATATCGTTTAGGATATCCACCAAATCGTCTTCCACGCATTCTTTGAACAGATCATAATTCACAGTGTCAATACTTATGGTCGGTTTTGCGTCTCTCACTTTTTGTAGGATGGTAGCCCCCTCTGTATCTCGCTGGGCGTTTTTCTTGTTATCGTCCATTATAGCGCAGCCCTCCGCATTATTGACGACCTCGTGTTCAAAAGCATGCCACTTCTCTTTAAATAGCTTCAACACGGGGATGACCAAATCGCGTTCAGTGACATTAGGATTCGGGACCACATAAGGAGCGGATGATTCACCTCCGATGTCAATCACGGTGGCCCCATCATTCGTCATTTCGAATATCCTGTCCACAGCTTTCACAGGATCAACAAACAAGCCACCATCAGAAAAGGAATCGTAGTTAACATTCAAAATGCCCACTATATgagttttctcctttaagtATGATACTTTATCTTTCAAGACATATAGCTTCCTATTATTTTCCCTTATATTAATTTGATACTTATATTCAAATTtgttaatataatttttataggTTGAGCGAATGGTTTCATCAAATGTGTTGTGCTTATACTCGGGAATGATATCATTTAAGCAGAGGAGGATACTATACCTATATTTTGTGTACACATGAGGGATACATAAGAATTCGATTTTGTCGCTTAAATTTTGAATAATTTCCAGGCGGTTCTGATCACTAGTATGATCtatgtgaatatattttttgattatattatgtatgtcatttttttttaattctatgcttttctcaaaaattgtgtaattgttaaaaaataatatgtcAATGTCTATTATGCGATTTTCAAATATTTCTCCCTGACACTTTTtgctttcccttcttttcatgATTTGCTCTATGTACTTTAAAATTACGAGCATGGTAAGGGGGTCTTCAACAAAGGTCCGAATTACAACTGctaagttaaaaaaataactggTGTAATATTTatctttacatttttctaaatttgtcttcattatttcatcattctgtttgattatttttcttgtttcattttcgtaATCCTTCACATTCACTTCCTTGATAATgctttcatttattttttcattttttaaaaacatttccAGTTCTTTGCACTCATAAATTAAATCTTCACTTTCTTCGTATCTGGATTTTTCTACATTCTCGATCAAATCCTTTATCCaagaaattttatttggGGCCTGCTCCTCTCTTACCTTTCCAATTTTCTTTGCTTCATCCAGGACGATGTATTCCGGAACAGTTTCGTAAATGTAAGAACTGTTGATAATTTTCCCTAAAAGgtttaaacaaaaatgaggggaaaaagacaAATGTGCTTAATGATCGTTTAAGAGGGGGTACATCTAGCGTGTGACCATTTAGACGTcactctctctctctctacGTTTGTGTCTTTATAAttgaggaggggggggaaatatatacCATCCTCAATCTACATATGatggtaagaaaaaatgccCAACGAGGAATTTTCACTCTTcctaaaaatatttttccttccgaaGATAAAGATAAATTTCCCTTAAACTGTCCACTCCTTTCCGTCCTTACCAAGATACTTCTCCGTCAGATATAGCGCTGTTTCTAAAATTGTTACGCAATTCTGTTTGTCATTGGTGCCGAAGTTTAAAACGGCTATATTCCTTGGGGTACTGTTCCACCTGTTGGAATCCTCCATGGCGATCGGCAATTATCACTGCTTCTGTTCTGTTTATTTCCGTCTTCTATTGCTACGCTTTGCtttgctttgcttttttttttttttttttttttttctatatatatcttAATTACAACTTATTTATACTTACCCAATTCTTTCCCTATTTATACCCTATtaatacgttttttttttttttacggagaACCCGCCTGTGATGTGTAATTCGTGGACTATCTCCTCTTACGTTTAGAACACAGTATTGAGGATTTCCGCGAAATATTCCAATATGTACAGTAAGTGTGAACCTATTTGTAGAAGAGGATTAAAACGTGGGGCGCTCCTGTATGATTTCTAGTGGTTACTGGCGCATCATAGTGGTTTGAGAAAATTACCACTTGGgtttaaaatgaatttatttttagtgCTGAAATGTAGAGGGCACGCTGCGAAGTGAAGGGTGCGAATTGGCTAAAGAAGCGCCGGCTTAGCTTACTTTTTCGGGgtcagtttcttttttccccttatacATATTATCCATACTGTATTAGCTAAtccagtaaaaaaaaaaaaaaaaaaaaaaaaaaaaaattgtgaatgCTTCTACGGAGTAACATAATGTGTTACATGCATGTAGAGATACAGGAAGAAGCACGCACCCACAAAATTGTTCTTACTTCATAGGGTGATGCAAACACAAGGAAAAAGCAGTTCCACAAGTGATCGCATAGATTCGACAAGTGAATAACAAACGGGACGTTGCAtgccttttttcctgtttttcccGAGTTGTTacttctttatatttttacttcttttccctcttgaaggaaaatggaTTATAACATATTTTATGACTGGTACAGAACCTTCACATCCATCAAGACCataagaaaaattaacaccTTTGTGAGCCATaagtaaaagggggaaaaaaaaaaaaaacgctccAAATGGACGCGTAGATATTGCATATGCCTGCCATGTTTTTGACATCCACCTGTGGGTCATTCTAATAGGGGGATGCCCCCGTTATGCTAGACAATGTAATTGCCTTCACGAATATATTCCTACCCTTTCagcaaagaaaaagcaaatgtGGAGGAGCTAAAAGTAATCAATGAAAATAACTATGTTTCCCATTCCATCGCAATTCTAACGGCTGTAGGTTAGGTCCACGGAAGAATGTACATATCTCCTTCACCTTTACTCCGTGTGTAACGTTAATGCACCTTTACGAATCATAGAGGGAAATGAACCTctcatgcacatatacatgtacttcTGTGTatcttacattttttttttttttttcgaaggcATTCTGACAACCTTCCGGACGTTAAGGCGCGTGAAGTTCTTCATGTTCAGGTTATTGCGACagacacatgtatatgtgtgcatatagaAACTGAGAAATATATTCTCACATTTTtacttaattttcttttttactctttAGACCCCTTTTGCCTGATGTCCTTGGACTAacaagtaataaaaaaatacgcacCTGGATGAACGTTCCAAGTTTATTTCGTTTTCTCTCCATGTGCGTACATGTGCCCACGTGTGCCTGTATGCACTTGTCGAATTTTGAACGAACCTTTCACCCTTTTTATCTCCCCGCACAGCTTCCTGTACCTTCCTGTACCTACACGCCATGTATCTAAGCCGAAACACCATTAGCAAACTGATGCAGTTGGACTTGAAGGAGAACGACAATGAAGGCATATCCAAGAACGTCGCCGAGATGTAAGCACatggaaaggggaaaagaaaaatatgccaacttctccttcttcacatATAATTTTCCAATCCGTGCACATGTATAGGTGCTCATTTTCTCTCCACTTAAGCATTTATTATTTGCTCTTTTGCCCATGCGCACAGGTACAAAAAAGACAAACCAGAAGATTACCTATTTTTGGTGAGAAAGGGATCGTAGCGTTACTATCCATGGTGCAAAATTCTCCCTACCCAGGTGGTATGGCGGATCCGTGCTGTTCCACCAGGACTGCAACATAGGCACTCGCTACTACCAGTATTTAGCCTGTTGCCAAGTGTTCCATTTGGATTTTCAcaatttcgtaaaaaaaaaaggagcgcTGGAAAATTCTATTATGCTTCTTTCTTATAAGCGGATTCCCTGTTGCGCCACAGTAGGATGTATgtggttatatatatatatatatatatatatgccttgATGCAAATGGAATAATCCCCTACAAAAAAAGCCGATTAAGACACAGAGAAACAAAGCAGACCAGCTCGAAATGCGCGACGGGGAAATGGAAAgacttcctttcccctgcTCGGTTAGTTTTGAAGTGTAAAAATTTAACTTTTTCAGATGTAAGTTTGtgggaattttaaaaatgtgtacatatatatacacgtaagTTATAAATGCAtgtatttaatatatatatatgcaacaATTTTCAGCTTTAATTTTGTaatgaatttcttttttttcatttttttttttttttttttttactcatgTAAGAGAtatattaattaaattatttctggatttacatttaattttatacacatacatagaCATACGCAGCTATACATATAGATATGCAGataatttgtaaaaaaagtaaaaattgtAGTAACATATGCTTTGGATACacacatgtaaaaaaaaaaaaaaaaaaaaaaaaaaggaaacactaAATCATGTACATTGCATATTGGAAAGTGGTAAAATATCTCATCGTATTCTCTAAAACATCGTAAAGATAGTATGCGAATATATCGTATAGTACTGTGGATGTCATATGATACAGTATAATAATGTGCCGTATAATAGAACCCACGATATGACATAAGCTTGCCATAATACACTGAAGTAAGGGTTCATAATAAAATACGGTAAGCATAATAAAATACGGTGTACTAATAAAATAGCAATTTACTATTTGGATACAAATGGCTTCTGAGAAGATATATTATTAAATTGGGGTATTCAACTTTATAATAATCCTTTCTAGTATTAAACGTAGCTCAAATTCAGACAACACCTCTACTCAGACGCATATGCATATCTATACGCACGTAAATGTATTCACATGCACACGCACATGCGACTCATAAGTGCATGCCCGACCTTGGCAACATTACTCATGATAttctcataaaaaaaaaaaaaaataataaaatactgaaaataataaaatactgaaaataataaaatatgatTTTTGAACAATTTCATGAATAATTAGTAACTACACGTGGGGGTAAAAAATTAGTTACAGTTGGAGTTACACTGTTACACAAAACATGGATGTCGACGCGTGGAGACTTGGGGCGTGATGCCGGTGGGGAAGTAAGGGTCTTTCCACTTGTGCTATCACACGTCCATTGCTAAGCAAGTTctattataatttttcttcttttttttttaatccctcGAAAAAAGGGTATCGTGCTTCATAAATCCGCAGTGCTAAGATAGGATATATGTGCATTATTCTGCGCGCAAAGGCGTCCGTAAAGATAAAAGAGGCTACTAACGGATTTGCATTACTCAACGCTTCATGCCGACAGTGAagattgcaaaaaaaaaaaaaaaaaaaaaaaaaaaaaaaaaaaatgctctgaaaaatgaagtcccctaaaaaatgtaaaatgtgTGCGCTCAGTAAGGggtatttttgtttcttcctttaagatTATCTCGTGTGTTCTGTTCTTTATACCCTGGGCTGTTTATCCACCATAAGTTTGTGGTCTCTCTCGTTGCTTTACCAACCGTCTACATTATCGTCCGCGCCCTGAAAATTAGATCTCTGGAATCTCTCATCATCAAACTTCTTATGTCCATAGTTATTGTTAAACTTGCCGTTGTTGTTGAATGGATTCATTCCTCCAGAGTTGTTTCCGTATGGACTACCTCCACCATTGTTGTTAAATCCACTGTTCCCATACATGCCAGTGTTGTTATTATTAAAGGGGGAGCTGGAGAATCCTCCGTTGTTGCCAATGGCGTGTTGATTGTTATTATTGTACGGGTTGTTGTTACTGAATGGGGAGTGCTGGTTGTAGGAATTATTATTAAATGGGTTGTTGCCGCTTCCACCGTGATTACTGTTCATACCGTTATTACTGTGGCCAAATCCAAAGTTACTATTGTTGTTAAATCTGGAGAAATTGCCCCTACCTCCTTTCATAGGCTTATTGTATCTAAAAGTTCGGTTCGATTTCGCACTTGCTGTGTACCTCATAACCAAATTCAAAAACCAGGGTGGTATGGCTTGGTTACATTCTTCTAACGTCGCTAACAAATCTTTAAATATGTTCCTGTTGTCATCATTAACAAACGAGGTAGCAATTCCTATATTTCCAGCTCTACCTGTTCTACCTATTCTATGAATATAATCATCTATATTGCTCGGTAGGTCAAAATTAATAACATGTTTAATATTGGATATATCCAGACCCCTAGCAGCCACATCTGTTGCTactaacatattttttattcctcttttgaataattttaaagCTCTCTCTCTTTCGTCTTGGCTTTTGTCcccatgtatacatacggcATTTAATTTTTGGTTGTTAAGGAATCTTTCTAGAATGTCTGCTTTTCTCTTCGTTTCCACAAAAATGATAGTTAGGCCGTTGTTATTTTCTGATAACAATTTTAGTAGGTAGTTacatttgttttcttcctctatgtATATCAAATTTTGTTTGATATATTCATTTGTACTTCCAACTTTTCCGATTAATAAAAAGGTATAATTGTATAAATACTCCTTGGCTAGCACTTGTATTTCTTTCCTAAAAGTGGCACTAAACATGATGGTTTGTCTTTTCACTATTTCGTTGGTGTATCGTTTgtattccattttgtttggGTTCATTCGTGATTCGTTATCATTTCCTGGCATATCATAGTCATACATTATGCTTCTTATCTGTGGAGAAAATCCCATGTCTAGCATTCTATCTGCTTCATCTAGAACTAAGAAGGAAGTGAGGAAgagtttaatttttcccttctccaAAATATCGTTTAATCTTCCTGGAGTTGCAACAATTATATCGGCCCCTTTGTCCAAATTCGATAGCTGCATTTTGATATTGCTACCTCCGTATAGAACCACTGGCTTAATTCCCGTTTCGAAGCAAAACTTTTTGGAGtcataaaaaatttgcacgGCTAATTCTCTTGTGGGGGCTAGAATTAAACATACGGGTAAGCAAACTCTGTTATAATAATAGCTTGAGCTTCTTTGATTTTCTTCATAGAAAGTATGTTTAGGTGGATCATTTAATAACATATGATTAATGATGGGTAATAGATATCCTGCcgtttttccacttcctgtTTGGGCAACCCCAATTAaatcatttttgttcataatgATACTTAAACTGTATTTCTGTATCGGTGTTGTTTTATCGTAATTTACTCTCTTAATATTTGCTAACAATATTTCATGCAAATTTAATCCTACGTCATCGAAATTATCTATTGGAATGATATTTTCGCTATTGTATCCCTTGATTTCCACTGGAATACTATCATACAAATCGAAATTTActcccttttcattcttcacATTGGAAtatacttcttcttctttttctgggTAATATCTTCTATTATCTCTATTCGCCCATGCTGTTTTTGGGATGTTATAATTTCTTCCGAAGGCTGgatttcctcctccacctGATCCTCTATTATAATTCATTCTTCCAAAGTTACTTCTGTTGGTGTTTGGTTGATTTCTAAGCATGGGTGGCTTATATCTTGGCTTCTCATAATTGTAATTACTGTTATTGTTCTgattattgttattattgttgttgtcGTTACTTGGGTCGTTGGCGGTATTAGTTCGCATATTGCTCGAGATCATTCCGCTttcgatttta contains the following coding sequences:
- a CDS encoding hydroxymethyldihydropterin pyrophosphokinase-dihydropteroate synthase, putative, which gives rise to MEDSNRWNSTPRNIAVLNFGTNDKQNCVTILETALYLTEKYLGKIINSSYIYETVPEYIVLDEAKKIGKVREEQAPNKISWIKDLIENVEKSRYEESEDLIYECKELEMFLKNEKINESIIKEVNVKDYENETRKIIKQNDEIMKTNLEKCKDKYYTSYFFNLAVVIRTFVEDPLTMLVILKYIEQIMKRRESKKCQGEIFENRIIDIDILFFNNYTIFEKSIELKKNDIHNIIKKYIHIDHTSDQNRLEIIQNLSDKIEFLCIPHVYTKYRYSILLCLNDIIPEYKHNTFDETIRSTYKNYINKFEYKYQINIRENNRKLYVLKDKVSYLKEKTHIVGILNVNYDSFSDGGLFVDPVKAVDRIFEMTNDGATVIDIGGESSAPYVVPNPNVTERDLVIPVLKLFKEKWHAFEHEVVNNAEGCAIMDDNKKNAQRDTEGATILQKVRDAKPTISIDTVNYDLFKECVEDDLVDILNDISACTHNPDIIKLLKRKNKFYTVVLMHKRGNPHTMDKLTNYDNLINDIKKYLEDRLNFLVLNGIPRYRILFDVGLGFAKKHDQSIKLLQNIHVYDEYPLFLGYSRKRFIVHCMGKNSASNGGLELTKGKSDVPNGKSELANGKSELANGKSELANGKSELANGKSELANGKSELANGKSELANGKSELANGKSELANGKFELANGHSKLANGNASQLWNFKMNHMRQDKDQLLYQKNICGGLAIASYSYYKKVDLIRVHDVLETKAVLDVLASIHES
- a CDS encoding ATP-dependent RNA helicase DBP1, putative, coding for MNYGNNNMNAVGFNEGDDDRSTYVRNQYMSNINESASYNNQGKNMQMEDNTNPHMFNQMRNKREVSNNVMTAGGNANPGNRTFYEGNVNNDGYMMGEGAVRSSENGITGAGYVNYSDNGNNNNSSSNNNNQNNNNVGGGNQESYKKKFGNNNYHENTNNEKNPAGMSPHHQHKKGGVGGGGGNFMDRGNMNKNKIESGMISSNMRTNTANDPSNDNNNNNNNQNNNSNYNYEKPRYKPPMLRNQPNTNRSNFGRMNYNRGSGGGGNPAFGRNYNIPKTAWANRDNRRYYPEKEEEVYSNVKNEKGVNFDLYDSIPVEIKGYNSENIIPIDNFDDVGLNLHEILLANIKRVNYDKTTPIQKYSLSIIMNKNDLIGVAQTGSGKTAGYLLPIINHMLLNDPPKHTFYEENQRSSSYYYNRVCLPVCLILAPTRELAVQIFYDSKKFCFETGIKPVVLYGGSNIKMQLSNLDKGADIIVATPGRLNDILEKGKIKLFLTSFLVLDEADRMLDMGFSPQIRSIMYDYDMPGNDNESRMNPNKMEYKRYTNEIVKRQTIMFSATFRKEIQVLAKEYLYNYTFLLIGKVGSTNEYIKQNLIYIEEENKCNYLLKLLSENNNGLTIIFVETKRKADILERFLNNQKLNAVCIHGDKSQDERERALKLFKRGIKNMLVATDVAARGLDISNIKHVINFDLPSNIDDYIHRIGRTGRAGNIGIATSFVNDDNRNIFKDLLATLEECNQAIPPWFLNLVMRYTASAKSNRTFRYNKPMKGGRGNFSRFNNNSNFGFGHSNNGMNSNHGGSGNNPFNNNSYNQHSPFSNNNPYNNNNQHAIGNNGGFSSSPFNNNNTGMYGNSGFNNNGGGSPYGNNSGGMNPFNNNGKFNNNYGHKKFDDERFQRSNFQGADDNVDGW